The Pseudomonas sp. PDM14 genomic interval GCCGAGCATGCGGTCGGCATGGGCGTCGAGCAGCTGACGCAGCTGCGCATCGGCCTGGCCCAGCGGCGTGGCGAGCAGGCGCTTGGGGAACACCAGGGCATTGTCCGCCTGGTTGAACAGGATAGGGCAGCCGAAGATGCGTTCGTATTCGGAGAGGTTCGCCGGTGCCGGGTACTGGAAGCGCACCTCGGTTGGCGGAATCTTCAACCCGCTGATCCAGTGACCGAAGGTCAGCCAGCCGGCCAGGGTTTCCTCGGCGTGCAGGCGCTGGTGCTGAACCATCAGCGGGTGCCAGCTGTGCACCACCAAGGCCTCCATGCCCGGCCGCGGTGGTTCGTCGTCCAGTTCGACACGCCCCAGGTTGCCGACCAGCGAGGCGTAGCGCGCCTGGCGGTGCAACGCGTCGGAAAGCGTCGCGCAGCTCATCAGCAGGTAGCCGAGCACGCCGTAGTAGCCGGGGCGAATCGCCTCGCCGAGGTGTAGGCCGAGCTGCTCGTCGCCGGTCAGGCGCACACCTTCGGCGAGCAGCTCCAGGTAGGCCGTGGCGGCGATGCGCTGATCACGCTGGCTGAGTATGGCCGGGCTCAGTTGCACCTTGGCCAGCAGTTCACCGCTATCGATTCCCTGGTGACCGAGGTAATCC includes:
- a CDS encoding AraC family transcriptional regulator, giving the protein MESQATLASSVSVAYLQGLLDYLGHQGIDSGELLAKVQLSPAILSQRDQRIAATAYLELLAEGVRLTGDEQLGLHLGEAIRPGYYGVLGYLLMSCATLSDALHRQARYASLVGNLGRVELDDEPPRPGMEALVVHSWHPLMVQHQRLHAEETLAGWLTFGHWISGLKIPPTEVRFQYPAPANLSEYERIFGCPILFNQADNALVFPKRLLATPLGQADAQLRQLLDAHADRMLGELNQGSSVLDRARRELALQLPERGADLELLAQTLQLSPRTLQRRLREAGLSFSQLLDETREQLVLHYLRDPALELAEIAFLVGFSEAGSLARAFRRWTGQSPGAYRQSHSDPAALP